In a single window of the Acidobacteriaceae bacterium genome:
- a CDS encoding sigma-70 family RNA polymerase sigma factor has translation MATDVLRLPSRERALTELDDIEELVQTHRARLLRFVTFSLGDEDLAASIVQDCFVKAWTNRHNFRGDCSVQTWLHSIALNLVRDYQRTQKFRFWKQVRKTATDVTEVAGMLPSAASSPEEQLLARERAREVAEILQTLSLNQRTAFVLRFQEELDLSDIAETMGMPINTVKTHLHRAVRTVRARMGGRR, from the coding sequence ATGGCGACGGATGTTCTCCGCCTTCCCAGCCGTGAGCGTGCGCTCACTGAGCTGGACGATATCGAAGAGTTGGTTCAAACGCACCGCGCGCGGCTGCTGCGGTTCGTTACGTTCTCACTTGGGGACGAGGACCTTGCTGCCTCAATTGTGCAGGACTGCTTCGTTAAGGCGTGGACAAACCGCCACAACTTCCGTGGCGACTGCAGCGTGCAGACGTGGCTGCACTCCATCGCGCTGAACCTTGTCCGCGACTATCAGCGCACGCAGAAGTTCCGCTTCTGGAAGCAGGTGCGCAAAACGGCGACGGACGTGACCGAGGTTGCCGGCATGCTGCCCAGCGCAGCCAGCTCGCCGGAGGAGCAGCTCCTCGCACGCGAGCGGGCCCGCGAGGTTGCGGAGATCCTGCAGACGCTCTCCTTGAATCAGCGCACCGCCTTCGTCCTCCGCTTCCAGGAGGAGCTGGACCTCAGCGATATTGCGGAGACGATGGGAATGCCGATCAACACCGTAAAGACCCACCTGCATCGCGCTGTGCGCACCGTGCGCGCACGAATGGGAGGAAGGCGATGA
- the leuS gene encoding leucine--tRNA ligase, producing MADKKEGSVVEERDSTRYNPAEIETKWQARWDADAELYRAEDHAAGKPKFYCLEMLPYPSGKLHMGHVRNYSIGDALARYMWMRGYNVLHPMGWDAFGLPAENAAISNKTPPREWTLSNIAAMRQQMRRMGFSYDWATEVTTCLPDYYRWNQWFFLKMYERGLAYRKSSKVNWCPKCATVLANEQVVGGYCWRHEDTLVEQRELEQWFFRITNYADELLDGLNKLPGWPDKVRTMQRNWIGRSEGANVDFGVQGASDKITVFTTRIDTIFGATSIQLAPEHALVKAWAAENAQLAKAVETMIAEQKVARETGDIGNIEKHGVATGEFAVNPFNGEALPIWVANYILADYGTGAIMSVPAHDERDYEFATKYGLPIKRVVAPATSGGAGDDSGDLALPYVAEDDAVVVNSGEWTGESCLEAQDKMGRFAEEHSFGKRTTTFRLKDWGVSRQRYWGTPIPMVYCEKDGVVPVPESALPVLLPENIAITQEGGSPLAKVPEFVNTTCPKCGGPARRETDTMDTFVDSSWYFYRYTDAKNSRAPFDSAKANYWFPIDQYIGGVEHAILHLIYSRFWTKVMRDLGMIKNDEPATRLFTQGMVIKDGAKMSKSKGNVVSPDDMIARYGADATRMYALFAAPPDRDLEWQEEGVAGVSRFLARVYRLVTKFAPAVRSVERGAHGDEIAAKAFAAQTPAGAALLRTLHQTIAKITEDFSGRWHFNTCIAAIMILVNEMMAAEAKMDSGEISPATIAEVIRTLVLLLAPFAPFVAGELWQEIGERETLLRQPWPSADAELARESEIEVPVQVNGKLVSVVKLSAGADEEAIKAAALADEKVAARVAGKTIVKIIVVKGKLVNLVVK from the coding sequence ATGGCTGACAAGAAAGAAGGATCTGTCGTGGAGGAGCGCGACAGCACACGGTATAACCCAGCGGAGATAGAGACGAAGTGGCAGGCGCGGTGGGATGCCGATGCCGAGCTGTATCGTGCGGAGGACCACGCGGCTGGCAAGCCGAAGTTCTACTGCCTGGAGATGCTGCCGTATCCCAGCGGCAAGCTGCACATGGGCCATGTGCGGAACTACTCCATCGGAGACGCGCTGGCGCGCTACATGTGGATGCGCGGTTACAACGTGCTGCACCCGATGGGGTGGGACGCGTTTGGATTGCCGGCGGAGAACGCTGCGATCAGCAACAAAACACCGCCGCGCGAGTGGACGCTGAGCAACATCGCGGCCATGCGCCAGCAGATGCGCCGCATGGGCTTCAGCTATGACTGGGCGACCGAAGTCACGACGTGCCTTCCGGATTACTACCGCTGGAACCAGTGGTTCTTCCTGAAGATGTACGAGCGCGGACTGGCGTACCGCAAATCCAGCAAGGTGAACTGGTGCCCCAAGTGCGCGACGGTTCTGGCGAATGAGCAGGTTGTGGGCGGCTACTGCTGGCGGCATGAGGACACTCTGGTCGAGCAGCGCGAACTGGAGCAGTGGTTTTTCCGCATCACCAACTATGCGGACGAGCTGCTGGACGGGTTGAACAAGCTGCCTGGCTGGCCGGACAAGGTGCGCACGATGCAGCGCAACTGGATCGGCCGCAGCGAGGGCGCGAACGTCGACTTCGGTGTGCAGGGCGCGTCGGACAAGATAACCGTCTTCACCACGCGGATCGATACGATCTTTGGCGCGACTTCGATCCAGCTTGCGCCGGAGCACGCGCTGGTGAAGGCGTGGGCGGCGGAGAATGCGCAGCTCGCGAAGGCGGTCGAGACGATGATCGCGGAGCAGAAAGTTGCGAGGGAGACGGGCGACATCGGCAACATCGAAAAACATGGTGTGGCGACCGGCGAGTTCGCGGTGAATCCATTCAACGGCGAGGCGCTGCCGATCTGGGTGGCGAATTATATCCTGGCAGACTACGGGACGGGCGCGATCATGAGCGTGCCTGCGCACGATGAACGCGACTACGAATTCGCGACGAAGTACGGATTGCCGATCAAGCGAGTGGTTGCTCCGGCAACTTCAGGGGGGGCGGGGGATGATTCGGGTGATCTGGCGCTGCCTTACGTTGCGGAAGATGATGCTGTCGTCGTGAACTCTGGCGAATGGACTGGTGAGTCCTGCCTCGAAGCACAGGACAAGATGGGCCGCTTCGCCGAAGAGCACAGCTTCGGCAAGCGCACGACGACCTTCCGCCTGAAGGATTGGGGCGTGAGTCGGCAGCGCTATTGGGGCACGCCGATCCCGATGGTCTACTGCGAGAAAGACGGCGTTGTGCCGGTGCCGGAGAGCGCGCTTCCGGTGCTGCTGCCGGAAAACATCGCGATCACGCAGGAGGGCGGGAGCCCGCTCGCGAAGGTGCCGGAGTTCGTGAACACGACGTGCCCGAAGTGCGGCGGACCGGCGCGGCGCGAGACCGATACGATGGACACGTTCGTCGACTCGAGCTGGTACTTCTACCGGTACACCGATGCGAAGAACTCGCGCGCGCCGTTCGATTCGGCGAAGGCGAACTATTGGTTCCCGATCGACCAGTACATCGGCGGTGTTGAGCACGCGATTCTGCATCTGATCTACTCGCGCTTCTGGACGAAGGTCATGCGCGATCTGGGCATGATCAAGAACGATGAGCCTGCAACACGACTCTTCACGCAGGGCATGGTGATTAAAGACGGCGCAAAGATGTCGAAGTCAAAGGGCAATGTCGTCTCGCCCGATGACATGATTGCGCGCTACGGCGCCGACGCGACGCGCATGTACGCGCTGTTTGCCGCGCCGCCAGACCGCGATCTCGAGTGGCAGGAGGAAGGCGTCGCCGGAGTTAGCCGCTTCCTCGCGCGCGTGTATCGCCTTGTGACCAAGTTCGCTCCCGCAGTGCGGAGCGTAGAGCGTGGTGCACATGGGGATGAGATCGCTGCGAAAGCGTTCGCCGCGCAGACACCTGCAGGCGCGGCACTGCTGCGCACGCTGCACCAGACGATTGCAAAGATCACCGAGGACTTCAGCGGCCGGTGGCACTTCAATACGTGCATCGCCGCGATCATGATCCTTGTGAACGAGATGATGGCAGCCGAGGCGAAGATGGATTCGGGCGAGATCTCCCCGGCAACGATTGCTGAGGTTATCCGCACTCTCGTGTTGTTGCTGGCTCCGTTTGCTCCGTTCGTCGCGGGGGAACTCTGGCAGGAGATTGGCGAGCGCGAGACGTTGCTGCGCCAGCCGTGGCCCAGCGCGGACGCAGAGCTAGCGCGCGAGAGCGAGATCGAGGTACCTGTTCAGGTGAACGGCAAGCTCGTGAGCGTGGTGAAGCTGTCGGCAGGCGCGGACGAGGAGGCGATCAAGGCCGCTGCTCTCGCAGATGAGAAGGTCGCCGCACGCGTTGCCGGAAAGACAATCGTGAAGATCATCGTCGTCAAGGGCAAGCTCGTCAATCTGGTGGTGAAGTGA
- the treZ gene encoding malto-oligosyltrehalose trehalohydrolase, producing MHDFSAEVAAVQQPRSNPNQGPSAKRISAAPQFGPELRDEGGAIFRLFAPAASSVGLALDEHAQNPRGPLAMRNCGNGWHELAVDEAGPGTQYRFVLPDGFRVPDPASRYAPLGVHGPSELVDPKAYCWHDEDWHGRPWSEAVLYELHIGTFTPEGTFRAAAAKLDFLRDLGITGVQLMCLCAFAGQRSWGYDGVQIYAPDATYGRPDDLKAFIDAAHARGIMVILDVVYNHFGSEGNYIPRYFPEIFSKEHKTAWGPGLNFDGPGCGEVREFIVENALHWTGEFHVDGLRIDASHALIDNSPHHILNEISERVHATAGRRDTHLILENEQTIAQLLKRDPKGQAPYSAQWNHAVDHILGLAMNTECDATDDGQLHATGELARALAEGFFAGDLSCSVEDGASVPPTAFVSFIQTHDLIGNRVFGERVEQLASPDAVRAIAAVLLLLPQIPMLFMGEEWAASTPFPYFSDYGGELAKAVRQGRAEQMMRTSHVDAETLSRAPDPQAESTFLSAKLQWGDLDEPLHAAQVDWYRRVLAVRRERILPLLDRFTQRCGTYEVRGVGQFECEWALGSGGRLNLAANLCSAPSETKSLQPSEDVLWLEGTQQDSGGLGPWSVRWQTI from the coding sequence ATGCACGATTTCTCCGCCGAAGTCGCTGCCGTCCAGCAGCCGAGATCCAATCCAAACCAGGGGCCTTCTGCGAAGCGAATCTCCGCGGCGCCGCAGTTCGGTCCGGAGCTGCGCGACGAAGGCGGCGCGATCTTTCGACTGTTCGCGCCCGCTGCGTCGTCGGTTGGTTTGGCGCTCGATGAACACGCACAGAATCCACGCGGCCCTTTAGCCATGCGAAATTGCGGCAACGGCTGGCACGAGCTTGCCGTCGACGAAGCCGGTCCCGGCACTCAATATCGCTTTGTGCTGCCCGATGGCTTTCGCGTGCCGGATCCTGCGTCTCGATACGCACCTTTAGGCGTGCACGGCCCGAGTGAGCTCGTCGATCCGAAGGCTTATTGCTGGCATGACGAAGATTGGCACGGTCGTCCCTGGAGCGAGGCCGTTCTCTACGAGTTGCATATCGGCACCTTCACGCCTGAGGGTACCTTTCGTGCAGCCGCGGCGAAACTCGATTTCCTGCGCGATCTTGGCATCACCGGCGTTCAGCTGATGTGCCTGTGTGCCTTCGCAGGCCAGCGCAGCTGGGGTTATGACGGCGTTCAGATCTACGCTCCGGATGCGACCTACGGCCGTCCCGATGATCTCAAGGCGTTCATTGACGCAGCGCATGCGCGTGGAATTATGGTCATCCTCGATGTGGTCTACAACCACTTCGGTTCGGAGGGGAACTACATCCCGCGGTATTTTCCGGAGATCTTCAGCAAGGAACACAAGACTGCCTGGGGACCAGGTTTGAACTTCGATGGACCTGGATGCGGTGAGGTCCGCGAGTTCATCGTGGAGAATGCGCTTCACTGGACGGGCGAATTCCATGTGGACGGCCTAAGGATCGACGCCTCGCACGCGCTGATCGACAACAGCCCTCACCACATCCTGAACGAGATCTCGGAGCGCGTCCACGCAACCGCGGGCCGGCGCGATACGCACCTCATCCTCGAGAACGAGCAGACCATCGCGCAATTGTTGAAGCGGGACCCAAAGGGCCAAGCGCCGTACAGCGCGCAGTGGAATCACGCTGTGGACCACATCCTTGGCCTGGCGATGAATACCGAATGCGATGCTACGGACGATGGCCAACTCCACGCGACGGGAGAGCTGGCGCGGGCTCTGGCGGAAGGCTTCTTTGCCGGCGACCTCTCCTGCTCGGTGGAGGACGGGGCCTCAGTCCCGCCGACTGCGTTCGTGAGCTTCATCCAGACTCATGACCTGATTGGGAACCGTGTCTTCGGCGAACGCGTGGAGCAGCTTGCAAGCCCGGACGCGGTGCGCGCGATCGCCGCAGTGTTACTCCTGCTGCCGCAGATTCCCATGCTGTTTATGGGTGAGGAATGGGCTGCATCCACGCCGTTTCCGTACTTTTCGGATTACGGGGGCGAACTCGCCAAGGCTGTCCGGCAGGGCCGTGCCGAGCAGATGATGCGCACAAGCCATGTCGATGCTGAGACCTTGAGCCGCGCCCCCGACCCGCAGGCCGAATCCACGTTTCTCTCGGCGAAGCTGCAGTGGGGCGATCTCGATGAGCCGCTGCACGCTGCTCAGGTTGACTGGTATCGCCGGGTGCTCGCCGTCCGGCGCGAACGGATTTTGCCGCTGCTCGATCGCTTCACCCAGCGCTGCGGAACGTATGAGGTCAGGGGCGTAGGTCAGTTCGAGTGCGAATGGGCCCTTGGAAGCGGCGGACGCCTGAATCTTGCCGCCAATCTCTGTTCAGCGCCATCGGAAACCAAATCTCTCCAGCCCAGCGAAGACGTGCTTTGGTTGGAGGGAACGCAGCAGGATTCTGGCGGGTTGGGGCCTTGGTCTGTGCGGTGGCAGACAATCTAG
- a CDS encoding periplasmic heavy metal sensor, protein MPPRNQIRVRPKRLLMQATLALALLVIFSMPKVAVAQHHGGGAGGGGFPGGGMSGGGGMHDGMGRDFPRGGNVPEMSRNGNVRMHAGLQVGPPGRWWDDKHFAKQLKLSDDQQRRMDAIFEQSRPVLLNRLESLEKEEQRMEVLTHAKTLDEAALFTQIDRIEQARADLSKANLHYLVQLRSELDQDQISSLEDQH, encoded by the coding sequence ATGCCGCCACGCAACCAGATCCGCGTGCGTCCCAAGCGTCTGCTGATGCAGGCGACGCTGGCGCTCGCTCTTCTGGTGATTTTCTCCATGCCGAAGGTCGCCGTTGCCCAGCATCATGGCGGTGGCGCCGGCGGCGGTGGTTTTCCCGGCGGGGGAATGTCCGGCGGCGGTGGCATGCACGATGGTATGGGCCGCGATTTTCCGCGGGGCGGCAACGTTCCCGAGATGAGTCGTAACGGCAACGTCAGGATGCATGCCGGGCTGCAGGTTGGGCCGCCCGGGCGCTGGTGGGATGACAAGCATTTTGCCAAGCAATTGAAGCTGAGCGACGATCAGCAGCGGCGCATGGACGCGATCTTCGAGCAGAGCCGTCCGGTCCTGCTGAATCGGCTCGAGAGCCTTGAAAAGGAAGAGCAGCGCATGGAGGTGCTTACGCACGCCAAGACGCTCGACGAAGCGGCGTTGTTCACCCAGATCGATCGCATCGAGCAGGCCCGTGCCGACCTCAGCAAGGCGAATCTGCATTACCTGGTCCAGCTTCGGAGCGAACTCGATCAGGATCAGATCTCCAGCCTGGAAGATCAGCACTAG
- a CDS encoding protease pro-enzyme activation domain-containing protein produces MQKFGRSLLVTAALGAMTVMAQAQSFMTHHVRDVVRNGQVQANGSLPQNQTMSLDLVLPVRNQAALDQFVADVYNPASANYHHFLTPQQFTAQFGPSQADYDAVVQFAKMHGFTVTGGSRDGMDVQVSGSVANVESAFHVHMQTYKHPTENRNFFSADQEPTTDLSINLWHVTGLDNYSIPHPLLETKAAYAAAHGIDASKVVSNATTGSGPSASFLGSDMRAAYYGSGSLTGSGQNLGLLEYYGTDLADLQTYYKNVGQAYPNNVTVLSTDGTSTSCTYPSCDDTEQTLDMTQALGMAPGLASMTMYVGSSDTAILSSMTTHSPLPTTIGCSWGWTPADPSTLNPYFEKMASQGQSFFAASGDNSTWKATGKSAAWPADNAYVISVGGTDLTTSSAGGPWQSETAWSDSGGGISPDNIAIPSWQQYSGVINSSNHGSTTLRNGPDVSANANFTFYTCADQTSCLANEYGGTSFAAPMWAGYIALVNQQLAANSESPVGFLNPTIYQQNATSPSYYSANFHDVTSGTSGSYSAVTGYDLVTGWGSPTPALVSALSGSQQQQNPDFTIAANPGSLTVAPGSNGSSSISIGAVNGFTSAVTLSASNLPSGVTVGFGTNPVNGSGSSTATFTVASGTAAGTYSITITGTSGSLSHSTTVTLTVSGTQQSSFTISASPNSLTISRGSSGSVTITLAGTTTGAVTFSASGQGSGQTVSFSPSSLSGAGSTTMKITVSRNASRTTRTVTVKASGGGTSATTTVSLTIH; encoded by the coding sequence GTGCAAAAATTCGGTCGCAGTTTGTTAGTCACGGCGGCGCTGGGGGCCATGACAGTCATGGCGCAGGCTCAGTCGTTCATGACGCACCATGTGCGTGACGTTGTTCGTAATGGGCAGGTCCAGGCCAACGGAAGCCTTCCCCAAAACCAGACCATGAGTTTGGATCTCGTTCTTCCGGTGCGTAACCAGGCCGCACTCGACCAGTTTGTAGCCGACGTCTATAACCCCGCCAGCGCGAACTATCATCACTTCCTCACACCGCAGCAGTTCACCGCGCAGTTCGGGCCCTCGCAGGCTGACTATGACGCGGTCGTGCAGTTCGCGAAGATGCACGGATTCACGGTGACTGGCGGAAGCCGCGACGGAATGGACGTGCAGGTGAGCGGCTCGGTGGCGAATGTGGAATCGGCCTTCCACGTTCACATGCAGACGTACAAGCACCCGACGGAGAACCGCAACTTCTTCTCGGCAGACCAGGAGCCGACGACGGATCTGTCCATTAACCTGTGGCACGTTACCGGGCTGGACAATTACTCCATTCCGCACCCGCTGCTGGAGACGAAGGCGGCATACGCGGCGGCGCACGGAATTGATGCCAGCAAGGTGGTTTCGAATGCCACCACAGGCAGCGGACCCTCGGCCTCGTTCCTGGGCAGCGATATGCGCGCGGCCTACTATGGCAGCGGAAGCCTGACGGGCTCCGGGCAGAATCTTGGTCTTCTGGAGTACTACGGAACCGACCTCGCCGATCTGCAGACGTATTACAAGAACGTGGGGCAAGCCTACCCGAACAACGTTACGGTGTTGTCGACGGATGGCACGAGCACAAGCTGCACGTATCCTTCGTGCGACGACACCGAGCAGACGCTGGACATGACGCAGGCGCTGGGCATGGCGCCCGGCCTGGCGAGCATGACGATGTATGTCGGCTCGAGCGATACGGCGATCCTCAGCTCGATGACGACGCACAGCCCACTCCCGACGACGATCGGCTGCTCGTGGGGATGGACGCCGGCTGATCCGAGCACGCTGAACCCGTATTTCGAGAAGATGGCCTCGCAGGGACAGAGCTTCTTCGCGGCCTCGGGCGACAACTCCACCTGGAAGGCGACGGGCAAGAGCGCGGCGTGGCCCGCGGATAATGCGTACGTCATCTCGGTCGGCGGAACGGACCTTACGACGTCGAGCGCGGGAGGACCGTGGCAGTCGGAGACGGCATGGTCGGATTCGGGCGGCGGCATCTCGCCGGACAATATCGCGATTCCGTCGTGGCAGCAGTATTCGGGCGTGATCAACTCGAGCAATCACGGATCGACGACGCTGCGTAACGGCCCGGATGTTTCGGCGAATGCGAACTTCACCTTCTACACCTGCGCAGACCAGACAAGCTGCCTCGCAAACGAGTACGGCGGAACGAGCTTTGCTGCTCCGATGTGGGCGGGTTATATCGCTCTCGTGAACCAGCAGCTTGCGGCAAACTCGGAGTCGCCGGTTGGCTTCCTGAACCCAACGATCTACCAGCAGAATGCGACCTCTCCCTCGTACTACAGCGCGAACTTCCACGACGTGACGAGCGGCACCTCGGGCAGCTACTCGGCGGTGACCGGTTATGACCTGGTGACCGGATGGGGCAGCCCGACGCCGGCGCTGGTGAGTGCTCTGTCGGGATCGCAGCAGCAGCAGAACCCGGACTTCACCATCGCGGCGAACCCCGGTTCGCTAACGGTGGCGCCGGGCAGCAACGGATCATCGTCGATCTCGATCGGTGCGGTGAATGGGTTCACATCGGCGGTAACGCTGTCGGCGTCGAACCTGCCGAGCGGCGTGACGGTTGGCTTCGGAACGAATCCGGTGAACGGCTCAGGCAGCTCGACGGCGACGTTCACGGTTGCGTCCGGTACCGCGGCGGGCACGTACTCGATCACGATTACGGGAACGAGCGGAAGCCTGTCGCACTCGACGACGGTGACGCTGACGGTGAGCGGAACGCAGCAGTCGAGCTTCACGATCTCGGCCTCGCCGAACTCGCTGACGATTTCGCGCGGCTCCTCGGGTAGCGTGACGATTACGCTGGCGGGCACGACGACGGGAGCGGTGACGTTCTCGGCTTCGGGCCAGGGCAGCGGACAGACGGTGAGCTTCTCGCCGAGCTCGTTGTCAGGCGCCGGAAGCACAACGATGAAGATCACGGTTTCGCGGAATGCGTCGAGAACGACACGGACCGTTACTGTGAAGGCGTCTGGCGGCGGCACTTCGGCGACGACAACCGTGAGCCTCACGATCCACTAA
- a CDS encoding C45 family peptidase, with translation MRFGRLGVAVLAVCGAVSGSQAAWTQSGKTPGELKDAYTFEQGGWTYVHLAGSPHEIGFQHGYLLKDEIDDNLSVYKLEATNDYHRDWSFFREAAKNVLWPHIELEYQAELHGIADGLKAHGSTADLWDVVALNADLELTQYYLPMVNAREKKANPEKAKAQGRCSAFIATGSATKDGKIVMAHSNWTSYAEGERWVMVFDIQPEHGLRMLMDGTPGVITSQDDFGVNSAGLMITETTLPMAAGFDEQGIPEFVRSRKAMQYATSIDEYAAIMRKGNNGGYANSWMIGDRKTNEIAYLELGLHHTPLTKKTDGYFVSANFTVDPLVIRDDTPGFNPKNMSSSMNARRVTGEAFVKKHTGRLDTALAEAYLSDHWDSFEKKEDPGKRSLCGHEETSAEGEPVWGNPPYSPSGAVTGEVTDATMAEQMSMIVRAGHPCGADFVVAPFLAAHPEFAWQQPILHDMKAGPWTEFRTGEPAPKGAGQAAEGR, from the coding sequence ATGCGGTTTGGTCGACTGGGTGTCGCGGTGCTGGCGGTTTGTGGAGCAGTCAGTGGATCGCAGGCAGCATGGACGCAAAGTGGCAAGACGCCGGGTGAGTTGAAGGATGCGTACACCTTCGAGCAGGGCGGGTGGACGTATGTGCATCTCGCGGGCTCGCCGCATGAGATTGGCTTTCAGCACGGATATCTGCTGAAGGATGAGATCGACGACAACCTGAGCGTCTACAAGCTGGAAGCGACCAACGACTATCACCGCGACTGGAGCTTCTTCCGGGAGGCGGCGAAGAACGTGCTCTGGCCACATATCGAGCTGGAGTACCAGGCGGAGCTGCACGGCATTGCGGACGGATTGAAGGCGCATGGATCGACGGCGGACCTGTGGGATGTGGTCGCGCTGAACGCCGATCTGGAGCTGACGCAGTACTACCTGCCAATGGTGAATGCGCGCGAGAAAAAGGCCAATCCGGAGAAGGCCAAGGCGCAGGGACGTTGCTCAGCGTTTATCGCGACAGGAAGCGCGACTAAGGACGGGAAGATCGTGATGGCGCACAGCAACTGGACGAGCTATGCGGAGGGCGAGCGGTGGGTGATGGTGTTCGACATCCAGCCTGAACATGGGCTGCGCATGCTGATGGATGGGACGCCGGGTGTGATCACCAGCCAGGACGACTTTGGCGTGAACTCCGCCGGCCTGATGATTACGGAGACGACGCTGCCGATGGCGGCGGGATTCGACGAGCAGGGAATACCCGAGTTTGTGCGGTCGAGGAAGGCGATGCAGTACGCGACATCAATCGATGAGTATGCCGCGATCATGCGCAAGGGCAACAATGGCGGATATGCGAACTCGTGGATGATCGGCGACCGCAAGACGAACGAGATTGCGTATCTGGAGCTGGGTCTGCATCACACGCCGCTAACGAAGAAGACGGATGGGTATTTCGTTTCGGCGAACTTTACGGTGGATCCGCTGGTGATTCGCGATGACACGCCGGGGTTCAATCCGAAGAATATGTCGAGCAGCATGAACGCGCGGCGCGTGACGGGTGAAGCGTTTGTGAAGAAGCACACTGGGCGGCTGGATACAGCGCTTGCAGAGGCGTACCTGAGCGATCACTGGGACAGCTTCGAGAAAAAAGAAGATCCGGGCAAGCGCAGTCTCTGCGGTCATGAGGAGACGAGCGCAGAAGGTGAGCCCGTGTGGGGGAATCCTCCTTACTCTCCTAGCGGAGCCGTGACCGGCGAAGTGACCGATGCCACGATGGCTGAACAGATGAGCATGATCGTGCGCGCTGGGCATCCGTGCGGAGCGGACTTCGTCGTTGCGCCATTCCTTGCGGCGCATCCTGAGTTCGCGTGGCAGCAGCCGATTTTGCACGACATGAAGGCCGGCCCGTGGACGGAGTTCAGGACGGGAGAACCGGCTCCGAAGGGAGCCGGGCAGGCGGCTGAGGGCCGTTGA
- a CDS encoding NAD-dependent deacylase → MRFGPQDRLFVLTGAGISAESGLATFRGSGGLWNGYRVEEVATPEAWQANRELVWRFYSMRRRDAMAAEPNTAHRALAALEEQMGDRFYLCTQNVDDLHERGGSRRIHHMHGTLFESRCVRCDQPFSDKNFYESSDALPECKICSAPVRPHIVWFGEMPLDMNQIYRELDRATVLLVIGTSGSVYPAAGFVHVANQRGIKTMYIGPEEPQNADAFDEILLGTATELVPRLL, encoded by the coding sequence ATGCGCTTCGGCCCGCAGGACCGGCTCTTTGTTCTAACCGGCGCCGGTATTTCCGCGGAGAGCGGCCTCGCCACCTTCCGCGGGTCGGGAGGATTGTGGAACGGCTACCGGGTTGAGGAGGTCGCTACGCCCGAAGCCTGGCAGGCGAATCGCGAGCTCGTCTGGCGGTTCTACTCCATGCGCCGCCGCGATGCGATGGCCGCCGAGCCCAACACTGCTCACCGCGCACTCGCGGCCCTTGAAGAGCAGATGGGTGACCGTTTTTACCTCTGCACACAGAACGTCGATGACCTGCACGAGCGCGGTGGCTCACGCCGCATTCATCACATGCACGGCACGCTGTTCGAATCCCGCTGCGTCCGCTGTGATCAGCCATTCTCTGACAAGAACTTCTATGAGTCTTCCGACGCGCTTCCGGAGTGCAAGATCTGCAGTGCGCCCGTGCGTCCGCACATTGTGTGGTTCGGAGAGATGCCGCTCGATATGAACCAGATCTATCGAGAGCTGGATCGCGCGACCGTTCTCCTCGTCATCGGGACTTCGGGCTCGGTATATCCGGCCGCTGGTTTCGTGCACGTCGCGAATCAGCGCGGTATCAAGACGATGTACATCGGTCCGGAAGAGCCGCAGAACGCGGACGCCTTTGATGAGATTCTGTTAGGAACGGCCACGGAGCTCGTTCCCCGGCTGCTATAG